One window of Streptomyces sp. NBC_00273 genomic DNA carries:
- a CDS encoding cation:proton antiporter regulatory subunit, which produces MSTTPLPGIGVQYDLTTRERRHLSVIAHRDGTRTVNVYRADDPDACAQSLHLSGAETTSLIDALMPAHHSPNLLHTTDLGLVAERIELSAHSYWNGRLLGETRMRTETGVSIVAVLRRAEARPSPAPDFRLAGGDTLIVIGTREGVDAAASILGRE; this is translated from the coding sequence ATGAGCACCACGCCACTGCCCGGCATCGGGGTCCAGTACGACCTCACCACCCGCGAGCGGCGCCACCTGTCGGTGATCGCCCACCGCGACGGCACCCGTACGGTGAACGTCTACCGCGCGGACGATCCCGACGCGTGCGCCCAGTCGCTGCACCTGTCCGGGGCCGAAACCACCTCGCTGATCGACGCCCTGATGCCCGCGCACCACAGCCCCAACCTCCTGCACACCACCGACCTCGGGTTGGTCGCCGAGCGCATCGAGCTGTCGGCGCACTCGTACTGGAACGGCCGGCTGCTGGGCGAGACCCGGATGCGGACGGAGACGGGCGTCTCCATCGTGGCGGTCCTGCGGCGGGCCGAGGCCCGCCCCTCCCCCGCACCCGACTTCCGCCTCGCCGGCGGGGACACGCTCATCGTGATCGGCACCCGCGAGGGCGTCGACGCGGCGGCCTCCATACTCGGACGGGAGTGA